The following proteins are encoded in a genomic region of Burkholderiales bacterium:
- a CDS encoding MFS transporter: MPRTVIILGLVSFFNDFASDIVVPLIPILLATVLSSGPVALGLIEGVADAVASFLKLWSGRHSDQLHSRRKGLTLSGYILSNLARPLLGLAGNWPLVLVLRSLDRVGKGVRSAPRDALVVDATPPEMRGYAFGFHRALDNGGAVTGSLAAAGILAYSALSLPQVILLSAIPGFIAVLTLLWGVRETTAVGIRPRAELAPLSWRGLPSPMRRYLLVLGLFTFARASETFIVLFGFQLHIGVVELLLLWAALNLAKTATSTWGGRLADKLGRGTLLLMSWTAFAVSFLLLGNVTGNSGLWAVTIVYGLFMGMSEGAERALVGDFSSVGERGTAFGWYHMILGLTAIPAGAVFGAIWHYQSATMAFFFASGMAALCVLLLRAWVWPHFILNQSVP, translated from the coding sequence TTGCCGCGCACCGTAATCATTCTCGGCTTGGTCAGCTTCTTTAACGACTTTGCGTCGGATATTGTCGTTCCGTTAATCCCAATCCTGCTTGCGACCGTTTTATCTTCGGGCCCCGTCGCACTCGGCTTAATCGAGGGTGTCGCGGATGCGGTAGCTAGTTTTTTAAAGCTATGGTCCGGGCGCCATTCTGACCAGTTGCATAGCAGGCGCAAGGGACTGACATTGTCTGGGTACATATTGTCCAATCTCGCGCGACCGCTGCTGGGTTTGGCAGGCAACTGGCCGCTGGTTCTTGTTTTGCGCAGTCTGGACCGGGTGGGCAAGGGCGTGCGCAGTGCGCCTCGCGACGCGCTGGTGGTGGACGCCACGCCTCCGGAGATGCGCGGCTACGCTTTTGGATTTCACCGTGCGCTGGACAACGGTGGGGCAGTTACAGGAAGTCTTGCCGCTGCCGGAATACTTGCGTATTCCGCGCTCTCCCTGCCGCAAGTGATTTTACTTTCCGCCATACCGGGATTTATTGCGGTATTAACCCTGCTGTGGGGAGTCCGAGAAACCACTGCAGTTGGAATACGGCCGCGAGCGGAACTGGCGCCGCTTTCCTGGCGTGGCCTGCCGTCGCCGATGCGGCGCTATCTTCTGGTACTGGGCTTGTTCACATTTGCCCGCGCCTCGGAAACGTTCATCGTCCTATTCGGATTTCAGCTGCATATCGGCGTGGTTGAGCTGCTGTTACTGTGGGCGGCGTTGAATCTCGCCAAAACCGCGACGTCGACTTGGGGCGGCAGGCTGGCCGATAAGCTGGGGCGCGGCACACTTTTGCTCATGAGTTGGACTGCCTTTGCCGTCAGTTTTCTGCTGCTCGGCAACGTTACCGGGAACTCGGGCTTGTGGGCAGTGACTATTGTATACGGTCTGTTCATGGGAATGAGCGAAGGCGCCGAGCGCGCGTTGGTTGGCGATTTTTCCAGTGTCGGCGAGCGCGGCACGGCATTTGGCTGGTACCATATGATACTGGGATTGACCGCTATTCCTGCGGGCGCAGTGTTCGGCGCAATTTGGCACTATCAAAGCGCGACAATGGCATTCTTTTTCGCGAGCGGTATGGCGGCGCTGTGTGTGCTGCTATTGCGCGCCTGGGTGTGGCCACATTTCATTTTGAATCAATCCGTGCCATGA
- a CDS encoding lipase maturation factor family protein codes for MGTADADSSRPILIYDGDCGFCTYWARYWQKLTQDRVNYQPYQQAASRFPQISIKEFQRAVQYIAPDGKTASAAEASFLTLSHARGKGIWLALYRNLPGFAAVSEWTYAFIASHRPAFHRLSLLLWGHDYAPPSFGLVSWLFLRGIALIYLAAFVSFGVQALGLIGSHGILPLPEFIDAIKQVFGVQRYWAFPMVFWLASGDSAIQAACWAGAALSLLLLFNILPRLCLLLLYALYLSLFYAGQDFMTFQWDLLLLEAGFVGLILSFSQRIGIWLLRWLIFRFMFLSGAVKLLSGDPTWRNLTALSYHFQTQPLPTPLAWYVDHLPLGVLMAATAVTFLVELVLPLFIFCPRRLRFVAAFGFFLLQICISLTGNYNFFNLLTMTLCLALFDDAALGTVVPQRLALWLQQRKPILETGKIALFVTGSLALLIVFVSSGQLYATFNGRVPAPVMWVEYGVGPFRIVNTYGVFAVMTTERQEIIIEGSDDAVRWKEYAFKYKPGDVTRRPPWNIPHQPRLDWQMWFAALGTPDNNPWFSRLLRRLLQNSREVIALLDGNPFPDKPPRYVRALLYDYRFSSPEEKDSKGIWWDRKLSGLYYPAVELSTSRASGGAPPSKVIEEIMHPQ; via the coding sequence ATGGGAACAGCCGATGCCGACAGCTCCAGGCCAATCCTGATCTATGACGGCGATTGCGGGTTTTGCACTTACTGGGCGCGCTATTGGCAAAAGCTCACTCAGGACCGGGTAAATTACCAACCCTACCAGCAAGCTGCTTCGCGCTTCCCGCAAATTTCGATCAAGGAATTTCAACGAGCCGTTCAATACATTGCACCCGACGGCAAGACCGCCAGTGCCGCCGAAGCCAGTTTTCTTACGCTGAGCCACGCCCGCGGCAAAGGAATTTGGCTCGCGCTATACCGCAATCTCCCAGGTTTTGCCGCAGTGTCCGAGTGGACTTATGCCTTTATCGCTTCGCACCGGCCCGCGTTTCACCGCTTGAGTCTGCTGCTGTGGGGACACGATTACGCGCCGCCGAGCTTCGGGCTGGTTTCCTGGCTTTTCCTGCGCGGCATTGCGCTTATCTACCTCGCCGCATTTGTTTCCTTCGGCGTGCAGGCGCTTGGACTGATCGGCAGCCACGGCATACTGCCGCTGCCTGAATTTATCGATGCCATCAAACAGGTTTTCGGCGTGCAGCGCTACTGGGCGTTCCCGATGGTATTCTGGCTGGCGTCAGGGGACTCAGCCATACAAGCCGCATGCTGGGCGGGCGCCGCGCTGTCTCTGCTGCTGCTGTTCAATATTCTGCCGCGCCTGTGCCTGCTGCTGCTTTATGCGCTTTATCTCTCGCTTTTCTATGCCGGCCAGGACTTCATGACGTTTCAATGGGACCTGCTGTTGCTTGAAGCCGGATTTGTCGGACTTATATTGAGCTTTTCTCAAAGAATTGGAATTTGGCTGCTGCGATGGCTGATATTCCGCTTCATGTTTCTGTCAGGCGCGGTCAAGCTCTTGAGCGGAGATCCCACTTGGAGGAATCTTACTGCCCTGTCCTACCATTTTCAAACGCAGCCACTGCCCACACCGCTTGCTTGGTATGTTGATCATTTGCCACTGGGCGTGCTTATGGCAGCTACAGCTGTCACCTTCCTCGTTGAGCTGGTATTGCCGCTTTTTATTTTCTGTCCCAGGCGGCTGCGCTTCGTCGCTGCCTTCGGTTTTTTTCTGCTTCAGATCTGCATATCACTTACCGGCAATTACAACTTTTTTAACCTTCTCACCATGACCTTGTGCCTGGCGCTGTTTGACGATGCCGCGCTTGGCACGGTAGTCCCGCAACGCCTGGCGCTGTGGCTGCAACAGCGCAAACCAATCCTCGAAACTGGAAAAATCGCTTTGTTCGTAACCGGTTCGCTTGCGCTTTTGATTGTGTTCGTGAGCAGCGGACAGCTTTATGCGACATTCAACGGCCGCGTCCCGGCACCTGTTATGTGGGTCGAATACGGCGTTGGGCCGTTCCGTATCGTCAACACATACGGTGTGTTCGCTGTAATGACCACCGAGCGGCAGGAAATCATTATTGAAGGCTCAGATGACGCCGTACGCTGGAAAGAATACGCGTTCAAGTACAAGCCGGGTGATGTAACGCGGCGCCCGCCGTGGAATATCCCGCACCAGCCCCGGCTTGATTGGCAGATGTGGTTCGCGGCGTTGGGGACGCCGGACAACAACCCTTGGTTCTCGCGTTTGTTGCGGCGTCTGCTGCAAAATTCCCGCGAAGTCATTGCGCTGCTTGATGGCAACCCGTTTCCGGACAAGCCTCCTCGATATGTGCGCGCGCTGCTTTATGACTACCGGTTTTCGAGCCCGGAAGAGAAAGACAGCAAGGGGATTTGGTGGGATCGTAAACTGTCAGGGCTTTATTATCCGGCGGTGGAATTAAGCACAAGCCGCGCGAGCGGCGGCGCTCCCCCGTCCAAGGTCATCGAAGAAATAATGCATCCACAATGA
- a CDS encoding glycosyltransferase family 9 protein: protein MKILLVRPDGIGDQVLCLPVASALRNLMPGARITFLSSTYAAPVLQHHPDIDDVLTVNGNERFGELVALFRKGFDVAVFLKPFPKLMIAAWAARVPTRVATGYRWYSIFANRRVYEHRHDFSKHESEYNVSLLKGLGLSPGPNTRPVLVLTSGERQWAQKRLDGLPRPRVIVHPGGISTRRWRIEHYWDLVQKLAGKGFGVILTGSSDEGQRFGSERPSGQDSLYGVLNLMGQMSLRELMAVIAGSDVLIAGSSGPIHLAAGLGCPIVSMFDPRRNQLPIRWQPLGQGIVLRPDVPTCEKCIYEDCPYWDCLDRITVDQVASRIQHVLEHAEPVSVMHV from the coding sequence ATGAAGATTTTGCTAGTCAGGCCGGACGGCATCGGCGATCAAGTGCTGTGTTTACCCGTAGCGTCGGCTCTTCGCAACCTGATGCCAGGCGCACGTATTACTTTTCTCTCCAGCACGTACGCGGCCCCGGTTTTGCAACATCACCCGGATATCGATGATGTACTGACCGTAAATGGCAACGAACGTTTCGGAGAACTGGTTGCACTGTTCCGCAAAGGGTTCGACGTTGCCGTTTTTCTCAAGCCGTTTCCCAAGTTGATGATTGCCGCGTGGGCCGCGCGCGTGCCAACCCGAGTCGCCACCGGCTATCGCTGGTACAGCATTTTTGCAAACCGGAGGGTTTATGAACACCGGCATGATTTTTCAAAGCATGAAAGCGAATATAATGTCAGCCTCCTGAAAGGACTCGGCCTCAGCCCCGGCCCAAACACGCGGCCGGTGCTGGTGCTGACGAGTGGCGAGCGGCAATGGGCTCAAAAGAGGCTCGATGGATTGCCCAGGCCGCGGGTTATCGTCCACCCGGGCGGAATTTCAACTCGTCGCTGGCGCATCGAACATTACTGGGATCTCGTACAAAAATTAGCCGGGAAAGGATTCGGCGTAATTCTCACAGGAAGCAGTGATGAGGGTCAACGTTTTGGTTCCGAGAGACCATCCGGTCAGGATTCATTGTACGGAGTCTTGAACCTCATGGGCCAGATGAGCTTGAGAGAGCTTATGGCCGTGATCGCTGGCAGCGACGTACTGATAGCCGGGTCAAGCGGCCCTATTCATCTCGCAGCGGGGCTCGGTTGTCCCATCGTAAGCATGTTTGACCCCCGCCGCAATCAACTCCCAATTCGCTGGCAACCGTTGGGGCAGGGCATCGTGCTCAGGCCTGATGTGCCGACCTGCGAAAAATGCATCTACGAAGATTGCCCTTATTGGGATTGCCTGGACCGGATCACGGTGGATCAGGTGGCGTCCCGGATCCAGCACGTGCTTGAGCACGCGGAACCGGTAAGTGTAATGCACGTGTAA